A section of the Pseudanabaena mucicola str. Chao 1806 genome encodes:
- a CDS encoding CHAT domain-containing protein gives MSNRVLLSLAIMISYGYSLQPVSAQIQIDGSTATQVNGNTISPTGSGTVSNGNLFHSFNQFNVTQTGVIFNTGNSNVNGANINNIINRVTGDTPSSILGTIQSRQSFPNANVYLINPNGIVFGQNAKLDIGGSFHANTGTGLTFSNNQTLSVDKNSTVFPSGDPQKILFTINQPAGIINQGNLQVDAGKSITFTGGTIVQTGSLTAPNGNVAITSVLGNRQVELRSPDAVLGLTVESSGLSPDWNGKITDLPNLAALLTSKVPTANQVVIKPDGSLVLVEAVTSPDILVSNGTSVVSGKIDVSSPLFQGGNVGIFGNQVSLVNAKIDASGLTGGGTVLVGGNLQGKGIQPNAVRTFVDSSSMINVSAILNGNGGKAIIWADQLSRFFGNIFSNGGSVSGDGGFVEVSGKEYLIYRGNVDTSAANGKSGTLLLDPTNITVINGPGSFTSLTDVDNVLDPDNPPNTIDVSLINSASANVSLQATNNIKFDAPVNMINPNIGLTANAGNKIDINAPIETQNGAIIFTAGNNINFNNASITTNGGALIFTATNNNILGNNGNISTSNNGNAGIVNLTALSGEITFGKIEAKSQFGSGGAVTIIADKEIRSTDSPSIATDKIISTGTAGNILLRSNSQSIDIGTVTATAPSSSIGGEIKLEAKKSINAGALISKSGQIGGNIILNSTTQNIVFTYADSSGGFQGGDFTATSSSGKIRATSKNTESGACFGSSICTAGGSGGLLNISHDGLKPFIIGDSSKNGTKGTITTGTFTLTPFKIIPKGVGTFTLGNIAISPSSGGGAELLGEALEPPNNKNNKNDQNNLNNQNSNLWKLSNEVEQKLLGISNVLKKQVDLTLQEQDLAKTFDLIERAYASELEIFLGNSLKVKPIDIANAQDILGDIAKRTGSAAVLIYPIVLSDRLEIMVIPPKDKGKPFSISNRDVTQQILNDVLLEFRSDLFDSSSNNYLANAQKLYNWIMRPIDAELQARKIDTVVFVMDSLLRVIPASTLHDGKQFLVERYAIANIPSLRLTRLEDRDRKNSRILAMGLTESVSGFSALPSVEVEIRTINSKLLAGTSLLNKEFTVSNLQAQRLQNDYGIVHLATHGKFVSDNANDSFIQFWDSQLTLERIPRLRFDSPVVEMLTLSACETSVGNNLGISGLAVDSGARSVLASLWAISDAGTAPLMINFYKLFPEAKTKALALQQAQRSLIDGSLRIENNKIIGIQGIPPISLNNNVGKLDLRHPFFWAPFLLIGSWL, from the coding sequence TGGCAATACCATCTCTCCAACTGGCTCAGGCACTGTAAGCAATGGCAATCTCTTTCATAGCTTTAATCAATTCAACGTAACACAAACAGGGGTTATTTTTAATACGGGGAACTCCAACGTTAATGGAGCAAATATTAACAACATAATCAACCGAGTTACAGGAGATACACCCTCTAGTATTTTAGGCACAATACAAAGTCGCCAATCCTTCCCTAACGCAAATGTATATCTAATTAATCCAAATGGGATTGTGTTTGGGCAGAATGCTAAGTTAGATATTGGCGGTTCATTTCATGCAAATACAGGAACAGGGCTAACCTTTAGCAATAATCAAACCCTTAGTGTTGATAAAAATTCCACAGTATTTCCTAGTGGAGATCCTCAGAAGATTCTATTTACAATCAATCAACCCGCAGGAATTATTAATCAAGGTAACTTACAAGTTGATGCTGGAAAAAGTATTACTTTTACTGGTGGAACAATAGTTCAGACAGGTAGTTTGACAGCACCTAATGGCAATGTTGCTATAACATCAGTTTTAGGAAATAGACAAGTAGAACTAAGATCGCCTGATGCTGTTTTAGGATTAACGGTTGAATCAAGTGGATTATCACCTGATTGGAATGGAAAAATTACTGACCTGCCTAATCTAGCGGCTCTTTTGACAAGTAAAGTTCCTACCGCAAATCAAGTGGTGATCAAACCCGATGGCTCGTTAGTTTTGGTTGAGGCGGTCACAAGTCCTGATATTCTAGTGTCCAATGGTACATCGGTGGTATCGGGGAAAATCGATGTTTCTTCGCCGCTATTTCAAGGTGGCAATGTAGGGATTTTTGGGAATCAAGTTTCACTAGTCAACGCGAAGATAGATGCTTCTGGGCTGACGGGTGGTGGAACGGTTTTAGTTGGAGGGAATTTGCAAGGTAAAGGAATTCAGCCAAATGCTGTACGCACATTTGTTGATTCTTCTTCGATGATTAATGTTAGTGCGATTCTCAATGGTAATGGCGGCAAAGCGATTATTTGGGCGGATCAACTTTCTCGATTCTTCGGCAATATCTTTAGCAATGGCGGCTCAGTTAGTGGTGATGGCGGATTTGTGGAAGTCTCTGGTAAAGAGTACTTAATCTATCGTGGTAATGTGGATACTTCGGCTGCTAATGGCAAAAGTGGAACTCTACTGCTTGATCCAACTAATATTACAGTAATCAATGGACCTGGGTCATTTACGTCTCTGACTGATGTGGATAATGTTCTTGACCCAGATAATCCACCAAACACAATAGATGTCAGCTTGATTAACAGTGCGAGCGCTAATGTGAGTTTACAAGCAACAAATAATATTAAATTTGATGCGCCCGTTAATATGATTAATCCTAATATTGGTTTGACCGCTAATGCAGGCAATAAGATTGATATTAATGCTCCAATAGAAACACAGAACGGAGCAATAATCTTTACAGCTGGGAATAATATTAATTTTAATAATGCATCAATAACAACAAATGGCGGAGCATTGATTTTTACAGCAACTAATAATAATATTCTCGGAAATAATGGAAATATTTCTACTAGCAACAATGGTAATGCTGGTATTGTTAATCTTACTGCTCTTTCTGGTGAGATTACTTTTGGCAAAATTGAAGCTAAGTCCCAGTTTGGAAGTGGTGGTGCTGTAACTATTATCGCTGATAAAGAGATTAGATCAACAGATTCGCCGAGTATCGCTACGGATAAAATCATTAGCACTGGAACCGCAGGAAATATTTTACTCAGAAGTAATTCTCAGAGCATTGATATTGGAACAGTTACAGCTACAGCACCCTCTAGTTCGATTGGTGGTGAAATTAAACTTGAAGCAAAAAAAAGTATCAACGCAGGTGCACTGATCTCTAAGAGTGGTCAAATTGGTGGAAATATTATTCTCAATTCCACTACCCAAAATATTGTCTTTACCTATGCTGATTCTTCTGGAGGTTTTCAGGGTGGTGATTTTACAGCAACTTCTTCAAGTGGTAAGATTCGGGCAACCAGTAAGAATACTGAGTCAGGCGCTTGCTTTGGTTCTAGTATTTGCACAGCAGGAGGAAGTGGAGGCTTATTGAATATTAGTCATGATGGACTTAAGCCGTTTATTATCGGAGATTCTTCAAAGAATGGAACCAAAGGTACTATTACAACTGGAACTTTCACTCTTACTCCATTTAAAATTATTCCTAAGGGCGTAGGTACTTTTACTCTAGGCAATATAGCCATTAGCCCATCATCGGGGGGAGGCGCTGAATTATTAGGGGAAGCACTTGAACCGCCAAATAATAAAAATAATAAAAATGATCAAAATAACCTGAATAATCAAAATAGTAACCTATGGAAACTTTCCAATGAGGTCGAACAAAAACTGCTCGGAATTAGCAATGTCTTAAAAAAACAAGTTGATTTGACATTGCAGGAACAGGATTTAGCCAAGACTTTCGATCTTATTGAAAGAGCCTATGCATCAGAACTAGAGATCTTTTTGGGTAACTCTCTTAAAGTTAAACCAATTGATATCGCGAATGCTCAAGATATACTTGGTGATATTGCCAAACGGACTGGGAGTGCCGCCGTACTAATTTATCCCATAGTTCTGAGCGATCGCTTAGAAATTATGGTCATTCCTCCCAAAGACAAGGGTAAGCCTTTTAGTATTTCCAACCGAGACGTTACACAACAGATATTAAATGATGTACTATTGGAGTTCCGTTCTGATTTATTTGATTCTTCCTCGAATAATTATTTAGCCAATGCCCAAAAGTTGTACAACTGGATTATGCGTCCTATTGACGCTGAGTTGCAAGCCCGCAAGATCGATACGGTTGTCTTTGTGATGGATTCGCTACTGCGTGTAATTCCTGCAAGTACGCTTCATGATGGTAAACAGTTTCTAGTCGAACGCTACGCAATAGCTAACATTCCTTCTTTGCGGTTGACAAGACTCGAAGATCGCGATCGCAAAAATTCTCGCATCTTAGCAATGGGTTTGACCGAATCAGTTAGTGGATTTAGTGCTTTGCCTTCTGTAGAGGTTGAAATTCGTACCATTAATTCTAAATTACTAGCAGGTACTTCTTTATTGAATAAAGAATTCACGGTAAGTAATTTGCAGGCTCAGAGATTGCAGAATGATTATGGAATTGTGCATTTGGCAACCCATGGTAAGTTTGTCAGTGATAATGCTAATGATTCGTTCATTCAGTTTTGGGATAGTCAGTTAACTTTAGAACGTATTCCTCGATTGCGTTTTGATAGTCCTGTGGTGGAGATGCTAACCCTTAGTGCTTGTGAGACCTCTGTGGGGAATAATTTGGGTATTAGCGGTTTGGCTGTAGATTCAGGCGCTAGAAGTGTCTTGGCTTCTCTCTGGGCGATCTCCGATGCAGGTACAGCGCCATTAATGATTAATTTCTATAAGCTATTTCCTGAGGCTAAAACCAAAGCTTTAGCTCTGCAACAGGCGCAGCGATCGCTGATAGATGGTAGCTTAAGAATTGAAAACAACAAAATTATTGGTATTCAGGGGATTCCTCCAATTTCTCTCAATAACAACGTTGGTAAATTAGATTTGCGCCATCCCTTTTTCTGGGCTCCCTTTTTGCTTATTGGCAGTTGGCTCTAA